The Salinirubellus salinus genome segment TGAAGCGGCGACCAGACCCGGGTCACGACGAGGAGGCCCGCGGTGAGGACGTACGGCGCCCACGCCATCCCGAGCGACATCCCCTGGTTCGAGCCGGCCTGGACGGTGCCGCCGTCGGCGGCGACCGCCGGCTCTTCGTCACTGACGCTCTCGCCGGGTTCGATGTCGCCAACCCAGTGGGACGGCCAGGCCTCTCGCGGGGCGAAATCCCACTCCTCGTCGGGCAGGAAGTAGCCGGCTCGGAGCGTCGCGGCCGTGACGAACAGCCCGATCATCGCCCCCAGCAGCGCCGGGAACGTCGGGCCCAGGAAGTACGCCGTCAGCCAGTAGGGGACGGCGAACGCCGCCCACGCGAACAGGGTCAGCGGCAGCACCTCCAGTGCCGGCCTGATGGACCGCTGCTCGCCGAAGAAACGCGTCATCATCGCGACGCCGATGAACGGCAGGACGATGCCGACGATGGCGTGGATGCTCGCCGCCCAGACGGCGATATCCGCGACGTACTGTGTCACGGTGAGCCCCTGTCCCTCGATGGCTGCCTGGATCTGCTCGTTCTGACTGAACACCTCCTCCAACCCGATGATGAGTGGCGTCCCGACGGCCCCGAACGTGATGGCCATGATGTTCCCCGTCAGCGCGACCACGACGGCGGCCAGCGGTGGGAACCCGAGACCGACCAGCAGCGGTCCGACGATGGCTGCGGGGGTGCCGAACCCCGCAGCCCCCTCGATGAACGACCCCATCAGGAACACCAGCAGGACGACCTGGACACGCCGGTCGTCGCTGATGGAGGAGAACCCCGCGTTGATGACGTCGAACGCGCCCGATTGCTTCAGCGTGAACAACAACAGTATCGCGCCGAAGACGATCCAGAGTATCTCCGTCGCCGTGAACACGCCGGCGATGGAGGCAGCGGCGATGAGTTCGGGTGACATCCCCCAGCCGATGACCCCCACTGCCACGGCGATCAGCCAGGCGATGGGCATCGTGACCGTCGCCGGCTGGTACAACACGACCATGATGACCGTGATGGCGACCAGCGGTAACAGCGCCATCAGGACGAGGGACGCATCAGCCATCGGTCACACCCCCGGCCCAGACGGCGTCAGATACCGTGGCACTCGTTCCGGTCTCGCCGCGATCGCTCGGGCGAGGGGCGATTCGACTAGCCGCCCGCAGAGGGTTGTCACTGGTTCCCATGCGGCTCGACGTGGTGACCGATTCAAGTTATAATTAACGGTGATAAACACCCCCGTGGCGACGTGGCTCTCGGGGGACCGACACGCGCCGTCACGGCCGGGCGAGCCCCACGAGTGCGACACGAGCGACGAGGAGTCGGGCAGTCCGGCGAACGAACGTCGAGGAGCTGGGCAGTCGGTCAGTCGGTCAGTGCCGCCGCGAGCTTCTCGACCGGATGGGGGGGCTCGCCGTCCGCGCCGTGGTCGGCGAGCTGCGAGCGACAGGAGGCACCGGGGGCGACAACCGTCTCCGCAGGCGACTCGTCGACCTGCTCGAACAGTTCCCCCGCGATGGCCTTGCTCATCGAGTAGTGTTCGGCCTGGTAGCCGAACGACCC includes the following:
- a CDS encoding L-lactate permease, which encodes MADASLVLMALLPLVAITVIMVVLYQPATVTMPIAWLIAVAVGVIGWGMSPELIAAASIAGVFTATEILWIVFGAILLLFTLKQSGAFDVINAGFSSISDDRRVQVVLLVFLMGSFIEGAAGFGTPAAIVGPLLVGLGFPPLAAVVVALTGNIMAITFGAVGTPLIIGLEEVFSQNEQIQAAIEGQGLTVTQYVADIAVWAASIHAIVGIVLPFIGVAMMTRFFGEQRSIRPALEVLPLTLFAWAAFAVPYWLTAYFLGPTFPALLGAMIGLFVTAATLRAGYFLPDEEWDFAPREAWPSHWVGDIEPGESVSDEEPAVAADGGTVQAGSNQGMSLGMAWAPYVLTAGLLVVTRVWSPLQDFLQQNLVIAWNDILGTGLGGSFRTLYLPGAIFVFVSAVTYTLHGMDSSGVRAAWRETGEKILPAVIALWFAVATVQIMINSGQAGELDSMLVILSDLTANVAGAIYPFFAALVGAFGAFIAGSNTVSDILFGTFQFNAAQNLSVPTQVVVGAQAVGGAIGNLVAIHNVVAALAVVGLVGQEGRVIRLELIPLVYYAVASGILTLVFAYLFVPGAF